The following coding sequences lie in one Pseudorca crassidens isolate mPseCra1 chromosome 2, mPseCra1.hap1, whole genome shotgun sequence genomic window:
- the CLDN19 gene encoding claudin-19, translating to MANSGLQLLGYFLALGGWVGIIASTALPQWKQSSYAGDAIITAVGLYEGLWMSCASQSTGQVQCKLYDSLLALEGHIQSARALMVVAVLLGFVAMVLSVIGMKCTRVGDSNPIAKGRVAIAGGALFLLAGLCTLTAVSWYATLVTQEFFNPSTPVNARYEFGPALFLGWAAAGLAMLGGSFLCCTCQEPERSNSSPQPYRPGPSAAAREPVVKLSASTKGPLGV from the exons ATGGCCAACTCAGGTCTTCAGCTCCTGGGCTACTTCCTGGCCCTGGGTGGCTGGGTGGGCATCATTGCCAGCACAGCGCTCCCGCAGTGGAAGCAGTCCTCCTACGCAGGCGATGCCATCATCACCGCCGTGGGCCTCTACGAAGGGCTCTGGATGTCCTGCGCCTCCCAGAGCACCGGTCAGGTGCAGTGCAAGCTCTATGACTCGCTGCTTGCCCTGGAAG GTCACATCCAGTCAGCGCGAGCCCTGATGGTGGTGGCCGTGCTCCTGGGCTTCGTGGCCATGGTCCTCAGTGTCATCGGTATGAAGTGCACCCGGGTCGGAGACAGCAACCCCATCGCCAAGGGCCGAGTGGCCATCGCTGGGGGTGCCCTATTCCTCCTGGCGG GCCTCTGCACTTTGACGGCCGTCTCGTGGTATGCCACACTGGTGACCCAGGAGTTCTTCAACCCCAGCACACCCGTCAACGCCAG GTACGAGTTTGGTCCAGCCCTGTTTCTGGGCTGGGCCGCCGCCGGCCTGGCCATGCTGGGCGGCTCCTTCCTCTGCTGCACGTGCCAGGAGCCCGAGAGATCCAACAGCAGCCCGCAGCCCTACCGGCCCGGCCCCTCGGCGGCTGCCCGAGA ACCAGTTGTTAAATTGTCTGCCTCCACCAAGGGCCCCCTGGGTGTGTAA